tcggatgatttaaggctgatcttgtaatttttggatgaacgtagttaaggaaggaagtaaaactgtaggatttaaataaagtctcattccaaaaataaataaatgaaagatcccgtatcccgagaacccgctaatagggcttccttgtttgcatttgcaaatttagtaacattaataatgagcttttacaacagacaacttcaagttatattacagatgtatctttctggtaatctctcgccattttccgaagtttacctgtacttgaagttcactgtaagtgggcaatttgtgttaactgtttgcgcattccacggatacgcctttgGAGGCGTCTTGTTGAATGTAAAATGATGCTATtgaatattgcaacaattcGGCAACCATAACCCGCAGCTTTCTCCACACGACCGTTGGCCTGGTGACAATTTCACTTCTCTCTAGGGGTAGGGATCCAAGATCAAACTGCGCCTCTCTGGATCTTTCTCACGTCCCCACGGGCTTTTTACGCCTAGACCGTTTGTCTCGGATAGCCAATCGCGTTGCTCAAATACGTGTAAACATACAAATATTACGATCGAGAGTTTTCCCACAGAACAATATTACTTGCTCCCCGCTGTTCTTCCGTGTTTCGAAGCTGAAAAGAACCGATCTCAACCAGTCGTCCTCAGCTAAAAGCAAGGAAAAAATCCATTTTAAACCGGTCTAGTCCCAGCAGATAATAGCTTTCGAGTGCTAACAATGCGATGTGTTGATCACGTTCAGAACATTGCTCTCAGGTTGAGAAACGGATCAAATTGTGACCATCAGCTGCGCACGTGCACCCAAACGGTCAATTGGCGACAAGTTACCGTAGTACAAATCTTCCCTCCACCCCTCCCCGGACTTGACAAAATCTCTTGCATAAAACCTCACCCTTCTCAAGTCCAGGAAGGGGAAGAGCGAAAGATTCGTACTATCGGCTGGTCGTCACAAGGATGGTGACAGAaggcaaaattgaaattttgtggcaaattttccCTTGCAGAGTGGATAGCGAGTCTATTTTCTTCAATGGATGTTCGATAGAATCTTCGAACATCTCTCTGGCCGAGTTTGAGGCGGATTGAAGGATTTTCGCTACAGTTTTGGCTCGATTTCTCGGTTCTCTTGGCCGATCCGACTGGTGAGCGTTTCCTATACATTCTCTCTCCTTTAGAGATAGCTCTTCCGTTGAGGATATCTCGCGAAATAGAGGACAGAATGGCACCAAATTACCTATGAATGATCACAAAGAGACAAAAGACAAGTAAGTGCAACATTAGTgcttatttctttcattcagtCTTCTGATTTGTATTGACTAAAAGTCGCATTACAAGCTCTCTAATTTCAAAACACAACAAGATAAAATTTTGGAATCCAAGGGACAAAACTTTGACTCAATTGGCAGACTGCAAGATGCAAAAAGTCAAATGGATGATGAACAAAATAGCAAgccctttttttatttaaaaaatatgcaGACTCATTTATCCTCTAACATTACACACTCATGGAACATAACAGTCGCACTTGCCACCTGTGGCTAtttagctgatgtggacctgctataacCCACTCTCCCATATACACTCACAAAagacatctacatctacatctacatgtcccAGCACAGGGCAAAGTCCTTTTGACGTTTGGGTGTTtatgcttaggtggcctcatataCCGCAAGCCTTTTTAGACATtatgccaagccggccacttctgttGAAAAGAACACTCTCACAAAATACAggcacaacaccgggaacttcatccccttctcttctcgaatagtgtgtgggttctttaacgtcccacagaaaaCGTATAGacatgaaagatatttgtgagatgggacctagggtttatagtccttatcccagaataattgaaagtctaaccatttgcagatgaaattacaaaggcagcactttctgctcagttattttaaggtCCTAAGTATTGATGTGGCCAGGCCTCGCGCATCGCAGCTTGATGCTCATCCAGCTGAGCCAGCctagttcccagggtctcctgggagactctgggaacgaggctgaGAAGCCACTTCACGGTGTGGTACAAAAAAAGATTGTAGCTCAGATTGAAATTTAAGTGACTAGACACAAATAAAatttccctcactcccaaagaagaacaaataaaatcaagagaAAACTAAGGAAACAGTGAGGGGGAGGAGTCGTCAAGTCTACCTCTTGGGATATGTTCATTTCAGTTCACTTATTTTGGGGTGATATAGCAGCTCAAGTAACGTGTAATGAGATTAGCTAACTACCCTGGCCAGAAAGActaaacaatttaaacaatgacttggacttaaggtgattccccagaaaaaaaaaattgtcgagcaattttcttgaaactttccctgaatgttttctactaatccctgtttcgagaactacaataaaaacgATAAGTCACCGCTCTTGCTTGAGAGAAATAATGgcatgggccaatcttaccccattgatgcctgtactgacactaatcacgcgcgttatttcatcggGTCAGGGTtcattttgcggtagctaaacgagagggttATTAacgtaacacttgaaaaaacacctgataggtagaaagtctagagtatatggaacactgtcttatatagtttatggaaaaatcactcaacttaaaacgatgtcgactcaaaacgtttctcgagtcgttgttttcaagatcataatttataTCCCTCGGTAAGGGGCTctgtgtacgtttttagctatatctttttttccttccgataattttttaaaattttttttatttaaaggggataatttgtaaacaaaaattatacaataaaaaatatagttcaccgtgctcgtttaagagtaaaacaccatcgtacctgcctatctcgattatcgtagatcgaaacaacaaaatttgccaCGTTCTCTGAGTGTGcgcgcttattcgcaaagagttaTGGGTTATTGACAACCtctctcacgtgttttgagaactgtttcagcgtgtatgatcgacttacgccatatttataatattgcaaatttgaccaatttataAATATCGACCCACCATATGCGTAGTGCAGGATGTGCAGTgccatactgaggaatcaccctCCTTAAAAActatagaagctgcttacaataccaagcaATAGCAGGtttcgagagctgctacactactgttaTTTTTAGATGTCCAAAAACGAAGTCTGTTTCCCGAGACGTCCGCAAAGTCAGCAGAATTCATAATAGCTTTCCGAGTTATGTTTTGTTGACGGAAACGAATTTCATAAGCTAGGAAATTGGGATTATCTATTTTTTCCCCAAGCCCGGAGTACAATTTCTTGTGAATATAATGGCAGATAAGTTCGTACGACGTCACACTTAATAGCCGCGGACGTCTCGAGAAACAGACTtacgatctaaaaataacttttttttgaaattcacatatcccggccaacgcccctACACTTCCTCGGTCTCCTTCATTTTCGCTTGATAAAATACAAGAAGGATGCAGTTCGTAGCAGAAACGTACTATTTAAAGTTAGTAGACACAGAATTCGTGAATCAGTGACGGCCTTTTTATAGACCCTTGACATAATTCTTCTCTTTTTGTGCGGTCCTGACACAACTAGAGAATGGGCTGCCTTATTTCATTCCACACGAGGAAGGTGATAAAAATATAAGTTTTTTGAAGGCTTGGCGTAGGACTCATCATCCCTGTACTCAGTACTAAGCTGCTTTATTTCATTGCACACCTCCTCTTGCGATCCCAAGTAGAAGAAACTCGTGCTAAAAAGATGCGAAACATTTCGATAATGTTCTGTTTGTTTCTCCATGCAACGATCATCCCACAGCCAATCATAGTTCTCGAAATTGAACAAATTGGCATGAATGCGCGTTCGATTATAGCCCGCACATAAATCACCACAGAGCGTTATCTCAAATGAATAACATAGACCCTCAATGAGAGTGTCATTGACGAACCGTTCAGGAGGGTCTCGGTAATCCATATATTTTCCATTGAACATGTAATGGCGTATGTGCTGTGACGTCCGTGGATGTGGAATCTTCTCGTACGGCTTAACCTCAGTAAAGAAATACTCGTCAGGTACCGAGGCGTTTAAAGAGTGAGTCATGTTGATGTATTGCAGATGCCAAGCATATTCGTTTCTGTGATGGTACCACATGTAGTTGCACATTATTGAATAATGACAATAGCATGAACTTTTTACATTAACTTTTCCGCTGGCTTCTGAGAAAACGTCTTTGAAGTCTTTACCGTGCAGTTTCGTTACGTACTCACGCATTTCACTGATATGCGCTGTTTTGAATGTGACTGGAAAATAATGCATGCACTGCATCACCTGTTTAACACCAAGCACGTACTCGGCTGTTTGGATCCAGCAAGGTATTCTGGGTTCTCCGATTCTTCCTGTGACCACAGGTCTACCATCTTCAAATAACAGGCTTGGTGTAACTGCTGTGGTAAAGACTGTGTCGTAATCAACTAGACCAACATAAGCTGCATTAGTGCACAAATCAGCGTGCATCATGTCAAGGTACATTCTCATCTTCCCCCAATGGTGAATCATATCTTGAGAATATGGTGCCATATAACAAACTCTCAATTCAAGCTGTTTGTATCGAGTGGTGTTTTTCAATCTGCAGCCGTATTCCCAGTCAGCTTCAAGTTCTTCATCCAAGACCACCACAAGACTTGTATTCCTCGGCCAAAATAATGAAACGCTTCTGAAGAGCCAAGCTTCTACAAGTCTGGAAAACTTCCCGTTTGCTTCTTTTGTGTTGTATCTTACGTACAATTCCAAGTGTTTTCCTGATGACAGCAAGTCAGCTAGTTCTACACTTTGAAATATGCAATCGGAAGACTTAGGGGTGACCTCCATTTTCCAAGAAAGCCACACGAtataaaatatcacaaatgaaaaaaataaaggaaacatCTTTCTAGATGTTGCAGCCATCCTCAGTATTTTTTGTAGATACTTGTGAGATGCTATCAGATAAAAAACGCAAAAATAACCATTTAAAACCCTCGAATGAAACAATTTGCTGTAGGGGGGTGTGACACTGGGTTTGTTCCAGAAAAACTTAGAGGCCCAACAAATAACGCAATCAAAACGCGCAGCCCATTCAAGCAGCGGGCGTTGATTAACTAAATAAGTCAATTGTCGCTCCAGGCTCGCAGAGGGTCAAACCTCAATGTGATAGCTAAATCATGATGAACTCTTTATAATCCCGCTTCCAGGAGGCGCATTTAGCGATATAACTACACGGCAGTATTAAATTTTTGAGCTCGCAAATGATTGGCTCGCCAAACAAGAGTTAAAGCCTTTTCACACGATTTATATCGCGCTTTGAGGTCTGCCGCTTTTGGTCTCAATTACATCGCCATCTGCCAAGATATCGACTTTTTTCTGTTCACAAATTATATCACTTGATGTCAAAAACCCGTGCTTcatgtttcatcaggggttccaaacacctcgtAACAAtaagtgcttttattgtttctcggtgtttggagcccctgatgaaacactcgcactcctGTTTGACATATTacttccaaacacctcgaaacaataacaGCACTCCGCCTAGGgcgtcgtgctttcatctgtttcttgGTGTTTGgaacgttacttgagcagtaaagaaacgaaagcctaaaaaaaattcaggctttaacgggatttgaacccagacttccgcgataccggtgcagtgctctaccagTTGAACTATCAACTATACTAACTTTCGTCGCATCTATATCCTCTACGGGCTCACTATGAACCCCCATAATGCCTACCTCCCAGGTAGCTAGATGGCTTGGTGTCACAATTCCATCAGAATATTAATATTTGGTGTTatcaggggcgtagccagggtAGGTTCtcaaaggggggagggggggggacaCACcggtgtcaaacagagggtactaaCCAGATTGTCATGTCGACCTCCACACTGAGTTTGATggtgaggatgatgatgatttaGGATTTAGATACCACACATATCACAAAGTCTCATGGCGGCTTACAATTCTCTCTCAAgggtgagatcggacgtcaGCTTGTAATGGCGCCTCTGGcggccgctatcagtccatagtcgatctcacccacccacccaacTCACTCAAGTATGTGAaaggaggacagaccacaacaccgggggtTCCCCCTACCCCTCACGAAGAGTGTGTGAGTTCTTTACCGTCCCACAGTATTGATTAACAAGAAGATGTTTGTGAGACGaggcctatggtttatagtccttatgcgagaagatttgaaagtctaaccatttgccgatgtaattacaaaggcagcactttctcttttGTCCTTTTAAGACGCTAATTGTttgtccggccggagtcgaagtCACGACCTCCCGAATGGCAGCCCgattctcaaccaactgagccacctgtGGAAAAAAGTGAGCTTTTCAACAATGGTTTTTGCGATCAAGAAAACctttttggcgtttttcgcCTCCTGAATATCATCAGGTAGTTTCCTCAAAAAAGGGTTTAAAAGAGGGGGGCCACGGGCACCACAGGCCCCCCCTCAGCTACGCCCTCGGTTGTTAGCCGAGTGTTAATTAAGTGTTTTGATTCgtcaggaattctcggctggacgtctcctgacggtgtagatatccgtCAACAAAGccaggctaaaaacataacacaaaaggtgttttgttttcagaaaagtgttaaagcatccaggatcgatcagattgtactgtgaacttacgttaagcagaaaaaaagtagttaattttttattgaatgaccatatttaggggcgagatgaactttgtggggaacacaatctatttcagttcgtttgcgcgcatcgacagtggcggttagtgctgggacacggaaccatttttcgttctataggatttatggattaactctctcacccggggaaaaatggtacagccTTTCAAATAAACTGGTTGCTCgaaatgttagccaatttgtcgaaggaaagatttttcagctctttcgaagcGGGATTTGTCGCCTTCAAAGTCGGTAAtattttgcgggaaaatggtgatcacgttccgaagttcggcgggtctaatctgcaggttgcaggtcgcaggtcacaggttgcaggtcattgtttcaccaatacagaaagtatcctaaacattcttaaaagctaaccttaggacTGAAAACttttatttaggcctaattaggcctaagggtagcttttaagaatgtttaggatactttctgtgttggtgaaacaatgacctgcaacctgtgacctgcgacctgcagattagacctgccgtccgaaattctggtaaaaacgtggacgaagcttacggaataactttggttggcctctgtggggggattaattgagcagtcgtcgtctgaatgtcatggatttctgtattcagatgtttttaaacgagttatggaggcagtaaacaatgttggtgtcggggaattcggtgctggaagccttcccggtataaAGGCTCACGCTCAAATGTTGAGGTAAAATgattgctgttaggttcaatttcatgatatcaggatatcatgatatcagaagtctgtgattaatattgtaTGTGCCTacctgtgacatgctgggaaatcaattagcccggaatgaaatttttacacagctacaattgggcattccaaatttcccagttcctcagttaaggacggtgcctacgaattcaaaggtatttttgccccactttatgattatgcaggaaatgtagatcttgacaagtggcattgaaatccaaaaaggaaattgggggtaaccacgcatttttccaagataattcatgaataacatttgcaaaatgttttaaaatacaaagcaatgtatggcgtcctTTCTCagattgaagcttaattatctctcaaaaatgcacggttacctccaattttctttttggataccaagagtacttaccaagatctactttctccggatagttttaaaccgcgcaaaaatatccctgtattagcgagcatcaccgataggaaactcgagtatcgcgacatgcgcagaacgtatgcgcaataacaatagtaggcaccgtccttaacgagttccataagtataaaacttaaaaatggattgctttaaaattagaaaagaaccaattcaatgttatttttgagaaaagtgtatgccaagcaaaacaagttgcatctcggtagcctaaaagttaagaaataatttgcctgtgtttaaattaacaaatacaccaatacttcactaacgtttcatgtttaaccggagaattagggaagcagatgttcgaaggtgtaatagctgttgagttttattactcagttatcgagttccataagtataaaacttaaaaatggattgctttaaaatcagaaaaaaaccaattctgatttcaccgttgctgttgagaaaagtgtatgccaggcaaaacaagttgcatctcggtagcctaaaagttaagatataatttgcctgtgcttaaattaacaaataaaccaatgcatcactaacgtttcatgtttaaccggagaattagggaagcagatgttcgaaggtgtaagagctgttgagttttattcctcagttatcgagttccataagtataaaacataaaaatggtttgctttaaaatcagaaaagaaccaattcaccattgctgttgagaaaagtgtatgccaggcaaaacaggTTGCATCTCGGTaacctgaaagttaactgagaaataatttgcctgtgtttaaattaacaataacgtttcatgtttaacaaacaattgcagcattacaacacttttctcaccttttagtttacaccttgatgtttggtgtcacgctgtaaatagtacccgcttttgtattacgtcatgttgtaataattttttcatctacccgtagacttaataactgttcacacttaggaactcattaaactgatgatggcataagcatgccgaaaca
Above is a window of Montipora capricornis isolate CH-2021 chromosome 6, ASM3666992v2, whole genome shotgun sequence DNA encoding:
- the LOC138053151 gene encoding uncharacterized protein, which encodes MKVRTRNKTSHKYLQKILRMAATSRKMFPLFFSFVIFYIVWLSWKMEVTPKSSDCIFQSVELADLLSSGKHLELYVRYNTKEANGKFSRLVEAWLFRSVSLFWPRNTSLVVVLDEELEADWEYGCRLKNTTRYKQLELRVCYMAPYSQDMIHHWGKMRMYLDMMHADLCTNAAYVGLVDYDTVFTTAVTPSLLFEDGRPVVTGRIGEPRIPCWIQTAEYVLGVKQVMQCMHYFPVTFKTAHISEMREYVTKLHGKDFKDVFSEASGKVNVKSSCYCHYSIMCNYMWYHHRNEYAWHLQYINMTHSLNASVPDEYFFTEVKPYEKIPHPRTSQHIRHYMFNGKYMDYRDPPERFVNDTLIEGLCYSFEITLCGDLCAGYNRTRIHANLFNFENYDWLWDDRCMEKQTEHYRNVSHLFSTSFFYLGSQEEVCNEIKQLSTEYRDDESYAKPSKNLYFYHLPRVE